The Equus caballus isolate H_3958 breed thoroughbred chromosome 13, TB-T2T, whole genome shotgun sequence genome includes a window with the following:
- the NDE1 gene encoding nuclear distribution protein nudE homolog 1 isoform X1 has translation MEDLGKSFGSEEEEAIYWKDLAMTYKQRAENTQEELREFQEGSREYEAELETQLQQIETRNRDLLSENNRLRMELETIKEKFETQHSEGHRQISALEDDLAQTKAIKDQLQKYIRELEQANDDLERAKRATIMSLEDFEQRLNQAIERNAFLESELDEKENLLESVQRLKDEARDLRQELAVQQKQEKPRTPKPSSVEAERTDTAVQATGSVPSTPIAHRGPSSSFNTPGMFRRGLDDSTGGTPLTPAARISALNIVGDLLRKVGALESKLASCRNFVYEQSPNRTSGPAVGRGSKNRDGGDRRPSSSSVPLGDKGLGKRLEFGKPPSNISSPSLPPAQGVVKMLL, from the exons ATGGAAGACTTGGGGAAGTCCTTCGGCTCTGAGGAGGAAGAAGCTATCTATTGGAAAGATCTGGCCATGACCTACAAGCAGAG GGCGGAGAACACGCAGGAGGAGCTGCGAGAATTCCAGGAGGGAAGCCGCGAGTACGAAGCCGAATTGGAGACGCAGCTGCAACAGATTGAGACCAGGAACAGGGACCTCCTGTCGGAAAACAACCGCCTCCGCATGGAGCTGGAAACCATCAag GAGAAGTTTGAAACGCAGCATTCCGAAGGCCACCGGCAGATCTCAGCCTTGGAGGATGACCTTGCCCAGACAAAAGCAATTAAAGATCAACTGCAGAAATACATCCGAGAGCTGGAGCAAGCAAACGATGACTTGGAAAGAGCAAAACG GGCCACGATCATGTCTCTGGAAGACTTCGAGCAACGCTTGAATCAAGCCATTGAAAGAAACGCCTTCCTGGAGAGCGAACTCGATGAGAAGGAGAATCTCCTGGAATCTGTTCAGCGACTGAAGGACGAAGCCAGAG ATTTGCGGCAGGAATTGGCTGTGCAGCAAAAGCAGGAGAAACCCAGGACCCCCAAGCCCAGCTCGGTGGAAGCTGAAAGGACAGACACGGCGGTGCAGGCCACTGGCTCCGTGCCGTCAACTCCCATAGCTCATCGAGGACCCAGCTCTAGCTTCAACACACCTGGGATGTTCCGACGCG GTCTGGACGACTCCACCGGGGGGACCCCCCTCACGCCTGCAGCCCGGATATCGGCCCTCAACATCGTGGGAGACCTGCTGCGGAAAGTGGGG gCGCTGGAGTCCAAGCTTGCATCCTGCCGGAACTTCGTCTACGAGCAGTCCCCCAACCGGACAAGTGGCCCGGCCGTAGGGCGGGGGAGCAAGAACAGAGACGGCGGTGACAGacggcccagcagcagcagtgtgCCTCTGGGTGATAAAGG GTTGGGAAAACGCCTGGAATTTGGGAAGCCGCCTTCAAATATTTCCTCACCATCGCTGCCGCCAGCCCAGGGTGTAGTCAAGATGTTGCTTTAG
- the NDE1 gene encoding nuclear distribution protein nudE homolog 1 isoform X3: MKAQHFSNSFSCLQVQRAPSESVCQWRGPSPASSWNLLLNEKFETQHSEGHRQISALEDDLAQTKAIKDQLQKYIRELEQANDDLERAKRATIMSLEDFEQRLNQAIERNAFLESELDEKENLLESVQRLKDEARDLRQELAVQQKQEKPRTPKPSSVEAERTDTAVQATGSVPSTPIAHRGPSSSFNTPGMFRRGLDDSTGGTPLTPAARISALNIVGDLLRKVGALESKLASCRNFVYEQSPNRTSGPAVGRGSKNRDGGDRRPSSSSVPLGDKGLGKRLEFGKPPSNISSPSLPPAQGVVKMLL, encoded by the exons ATGAAAGCGCAACATTTCAGCAACAGCTTTTCATGTCTGCAAGTTCAAAGGGCGCCATCTGAATCTGTATGCCAGTGGAGAGGGCCGAGTCCCGCGTCCTCGTGGAACCTGCTTTTGAAT GAGAAGTTTGAAACGCAGCATTCCGAAGGCCACCGGCAGATCTCAGCCTTGGAGGATGACCTTGCCCAGACAAAAGCAATTAAAGATCAACTGCAGAAATACATCCGAGAGCTGGAGCAAGCAAACGATGACTTGGAAAGAGCAAAACG GGCCACGATCATGTCTCTGGAAGACTTCGAGCAACGCTTGAATCAAGCCATTGAAAGAAACGCCTTCCTGGAGAGCGAACTCGATGAGAAGGAGAATCTCCTGGAATCTGTTCAGCGACTGAAGGACGAAGCCAGAG ATTTGCGGCAGGAATTGGCTGTGCAGCAAAAGCAGGAGAAACCCAGGACCCCCAAGCCCAGCTCGGTGGAAGCTGAAAGGACAGACACGGCGGTGCAGGCCACTGGCTCCGTGCCGTCAACTCCCATAGCTCATCGAGGACCCAGCTCTAGCTTCAACACACCTGGGATGTTCCGACGCG GTCTGGACGACTCCACCGGGGGGACCCCCCTCACGCCTGCAGCCCGGATATCGGCCCTCAACATCGTGGGAGACCTGCTGCGGAAAGTGGGG gCGCTGGAGTCCAAGCTTGCATCCTGCCGGAACTTCGTCTACGAGCAGTCCCCCAACCGGACAAGTGGCCCGGCCGTAGGGCGGGGGAGCAAGAACAGAGACGGCGGTGACAGacggcccagcagcagcagtgtgCCTCTGGGTGATAAAGG GTTGGGAAAACGCCTGGAATTTGGGAAGCCGCCTTCAAATATTTCCTCACCATCGCTGCCGCCAGCCCAGGGTGTAGTCAAGATGTTGCTTTAG
- the NDE1 gene encoding nuclear distribution protein nudE homolog 1 isoform X2 encodes MEDLGKSFGSEEEEAIYWKDLAMTYKQRAENTQEELREFQEGSREYEAELETQLQQIETRNRDLLSENNRLRMELETIKEKFETQHSEGHRQISALEDDLAQTKAIKDQLQKYIRELEQANDDLERAKRATIMSLEDFEQRLNQAIERNAFLESELDEKENLLESVQRLKDEARDLRQELAVQQKQEKPRTPKPSSVEAERTDTAVQATGSVPSTPIAHRGPSSSFNTPGMFRRGLDDSTGGTPLTPAARISALNIVGDLLRKVGALESKLASCRNFVYEQSPNRTSGPAVGRGSKNRDGGDRRPSSSSVPLGDKGREN; translated from the exons ATGGAAGACTTGGGGAAGTCCTTCGGCTCTGAGGAGGAAGAAGCTATCTATTGGAAAGATCTGGCCATGACCTACAAGCAGAG GGCGGAGAACACGCAGGAGGAGCTGCGAGAATTCCAGGAGGGAAGCCGCGAGTACGAAGCCGAATTGGAGACGCAGCTGCAACAGATTGAGACCAGGAACAGGGACCTCCTGTCGGAAAACAACCGCCTCCGCATGGAGCTGGAAACCATCAag GAGAAGTTTGAAACGCAGCATTCCGAAGGCCACCGGCAGATCTCAGCCTTGGAGGATGACCTTGCCCAGACAAAAGCAATTAAAGATCAACTGCAGAAATACATCCGAGAGCTGGAGCAAGCAAACGATGACTTGGAAAGAGCAAAACG GGCCACGATCATGTCTCTGGAAGACTTCGAGCAACGCTTGAATCAAGCCATTGAAAGAAACGCCTTCCTGGAGAGCGAACTCGATGAGAAGGAGAATCTCCTGGAATCTGTTCAGCGACTGAAGGACGAAGCCAGAG ATTTGCGGCAGGAATTGGCTGTGCAGCAAAAGCAGGAGAAACCCAGGACCCCCAAGCCCAGCTCGGTGGAAGCTGAAAGGACAGACACGGCGGTGCAGGCCACTGGCTCCGTGCCGTCAACTCCCATAGCTCATCGAGGACCCAGCTCTAGCTTCAACACACCTGGGATGTTCCGACGCG GTCTGGACGACTCCACCGGGGGGACCCCCCTCACGCCTGCAGCCCGGATATCGGCCCTCAACATCGTGGGAGACCTGCTGCGGAAAGTGGGG gCGCTGGAGTCCAAGCTTGCATCCTGCCGGAACTTCGTCTACGAGCAGTCCCCCAACCGGACAAGTGGCCCGGCCGTAGGGCGGGGGAGCAAGAACAGAGACGGCGGTGACAGacggcccagcagcagcagtgtgCCTCTGGGTGATAAAGG GAGAGAAAATTGA
- the NDE1 gene encoding nuclear distribution protein nudE homolog 1 isoform X4, giving the protein MKAQHFSNSFSCLQVQRAPSESVCQWRGPSPASSWNLLLNEKFETQHSEGHRQISALEDDLAQTKAIKDQLQKYIRELEQANDDLERAKRATIMSLEDFEQRLNQAIERNAFLESELDEKENLLESVQRLKDEARDLRQELAVQQKQEKPRTPKPSSVEAERTDTAVQATGSVPSTPIAHRGPSSSFNTPGMFRRGLDDSTGGTPLTPAARISALNIVGDLLRKVGALESKLASCRNFVYEQSPNRTSGPAVGRGSKNRDGGDRRPSSSSVPLGDKGREN; this is encoded by the exons ATGAAAGCGCAACATTTCAGCAACAGCTTTTCATGTCTGCAAGTTCAAAGGGCGCCATCTGAATCTGTATGCCAGTGGAGAGGGCCGAGTCCCGCGTCCTCGTGGAACCTGCTTTTGAAT GAGAAGTTTGAAACGCAGCATTCCGAAGGCCACCGGCAGATCTCAGCCTTGGAGGATGACCTTGCCCAGACAAAAGCAATTAAAGATCAACTGCAGAAATACATCCGAGAGCTGGAGCAAGCAAACGATGACTTGGAAAGAGCAAAACG GGCCACGATCATGTCTCTGGAAGACTTCGAGCAACGCTTGAATCAAGCCATTGAAAGAAACGCCTTCCTGGAGAGCGAACTCGATGAGAAGGAGAATCTCCTGGAATCTGTTCAGCGACTGAAGGACGAAGCCAGAG ATTTGCGGCAGGAATTGGCTGTGCAGCAAAAGCAGGAGAAACCCAGGACCCCCAAGCCCAGCTCGGTGGAAGCTGAAAGGACAGACACGGCGGTGCAGGCCACTGGCTCCGTGCCGTCAACTCCCATAGCTCATCGAGGACCCAGCTCTAGCTTCAACACACCTGGGATGTTCCGACGCG GTCTGGACGACTCCACCGGGGGGACCCCCCTCACGCCTGCAGCCCGGATATCGGCCCTCAACATCGTGGGAGACCTGCTGCGGAAAGTGGGG gCGCTGGAGTCCAAGCTTGCATCCTGCCGGAACTTCGTCTACGAGCAGTCCCCCAACCGGACAAGTGGCCCGGCCGTAGGGCGGGGGAGCAAGAACAGAGACGGCGGTGACAGacggcccagcagcagcagtgtgCCTCTGGGTGATAAAGG GAGAGAAAATTGA